The following proteins come from a genomic window of Streptomyces liliiviolaceus:
- a CDS encoding dipeptidase has translation MADLQDELHSTAEVGDLDLDHPEPLSGAFEPPPVAAAPGTDPLARAHTLLAAHPVADGYSGLPWALRRLSWYDLELGESAVDTDVPRLREGHVGALFWSLHLPGGLAGERAVGATLEQLDLVKTVVAAHPEGLRMAHSAAQVTDARNCGRVAVLLGPAGAAALDDSLGILRALHALGLRVLTLSGASWAGENGLTRFGEEVVREMNRIGVVADLSGASDATVRRALTISKAPVMCTRSAARALRPHPSNLPDDVLVELGATQGLCLVPLTAEQTGPTVRDVADHLDHVRELAGPGCVGLSGTYDSGAAHPQDLSDASGYPRLVAELLGRGWSETDLALLTWGNVQRVLRTADFTSRAARQRREPSMARIAELDG, from the coding sequence ATGGCCGATCTGCAGGACGAACTGCACTCCACCGCAGAGGTCGGGGACCTGGACCTGGACCACCCCGAGCCGCTGAGCGGCGCGTTCGAGCCGCCGCCCGTCGCGGCCGCGCCCGGCACCGACCCCCTGGCCCGCGCCCACACCCTCCTCGCCGCCCACCCCGTCGCGGACGGCTACAGCGGCCTCCCCTGGGCCCTGCGCCGCCTGTCCTGGTACGACCTCGAACTCGGCGAGAGCGCGGTCGACACGGACGTACCCCGGCTCCGTGAGGGCCACGTGGGAGCGCTGTTCTGGTCGCTGCACCTGCCCGGGGGCCTGGCCGGCGAACGGGCCGTCGGCGCCACGCTGGAACAGCTCGACCTCGTGAAGACCGTCGTCGCCGCGCATCCGGAGGGCCTGCGCATGGCCCACAGCGCGGCCCAGGTCACGGACGCCAGGAACTGCGGGCGGGTCGCCGTCCTGCTCGGCCCGGCGGGCGCGGCCGCGCTGGACGACTCGCTGGGCATCCTGCGCGCGCTGCACGCCCTCGGCCTGCGCGTCCTCACCCTCTCCGGCGCCTCCTGGGCCGGTGAGAACGGGCTGACCCGGTTCGGCGAGGAGGTCGTGCGCGAGATGAACCGGATCGGTGTCGTCGCCGATCTCTCCGGTGCCTCGGACGCCACCGTCCGCCGTGCCCTCACCATCTCCAAGGCCCCGGTGATGTGCACCCGCTCCGCCGCCCGCGCCCTGCGCCCGCACCCGTCGAACCTCCCCGACGACGTCCTCGTCGAACTCGGCGCCACCCAGGGCCTGTGCCTGGTCCCGCTGACCGCCGAGCAGACGGGCCCCACGGTCCGGGACGTCGCCGACCACCTGGACCACGTACGGGAACTCGCGGGACCGGGGTGCGTCGGCCTCTCGGGGACGTACGACTCCGGGGCCGCGCACCCGCAGGACCTGTCCGACGCGTCGGGCTATCCGCGGCTGGTCGCCGAACTCCTCGGCCGCGGCTGGTCCGAGACCGACCTGGCCCTGCTCACCTGGGGCAACGTCCAACGCGTCCTGCGCACCGCGGACTTCACCTCCCGCGCCGCCCGGCAGCGCCGCGAGCCGTCCATGGCGCGGATCGCCGAACTCGACGGCTAG
- a CDS encoding peptidase inhibitor family I36 protein encodes MKKSRLGALAMATAGTVAMVGLSTGTAHAGVAGYNLCAQATGSAANSLCLYYNSNQEGSFAAFTRNVADLDPWIFGHIGTPNSAGQGQGVKNNAASAANPGSNCWRVYFNSNYAGASDYIGDHGYRQLTATYNDNASVKAC; translated from the coding sequence ATGAAGAAGTCACGACTCGGCGCGCTCGCCATGGCGACCGCCGGAACCGTCGCCATGGTGGGCCTGTCCACCGGTACGGCCCACGCGGGCGTCGCGGGCTACAACCTCTGCGCCCAGGCCACCGGCTCCGCGGCCAACTCGCTGTGTCTGTACTACAACTCCAACCAGGAGGGCTCCTTCGCGGCGTTCACCAGGAACGTCGCCGACCTGGACCCGTGGATCTTCGGCCACATCGGCACCCCCAACAGCGCCGGCCAGGGCCAGGGCGTCAAGAACAACGCCGCGAGCGCCGCCAACCCGGGCAGCAACTGCTGGCGCGTGTACTTCAACAGCAACTACGCCGGCGCCTCCGACTACATCGGCGACCACGGCTACCGGCAGCTCACCGCGACGTACAACGACAACGCCTCCGTGAAGGCCTGCTGA
- a CDS encoding CGNR zinc finger domain-containing protein → MSERMPAPGGLVLIQSLVNTLDIESGADALDTAEGRARFGIGEDGTQSARELRESLRVVCLAHAGHPAHREAPLLDELLAAAPLVVTVASADGSAAFRPADPAALASRVAAAVAEALAAGTWLRLKACEAPDCHWAYYDRSPAGRGRWCSMSVCGARAKMRRYRAK, encoded by the coding sequence ATGAGTGAGCGCATGCCCGCACCCGGCGGCCTGGTCCTCATCCAGTCCCTGGTCAACACCCTCGACATCGAGTCGGGCGCCGACGCGCTCGACACGGCCGAGGGGCGGGCCCGGTTCGGGATCGGCGAGGACGGGACACAGAGCGCGCGCGAACTGCGCGAGTCGCTGCGCGTCGTGTGCCTGGCGCACGCCGGCCACCCCGCGCACCGCGAGGCGCCGCTGCTCGACGAACTGCTCGCGGCGGCCCCGCTCGTCGTCACGGTCGCCTCGGCCGACGGCTCGGCGGCCTTCCGGCCCGCGGATCCGGCCGCCCTGGCCTCCCGGGTGGCGGCGGCCGTCGCCGAGGCCCTCGCCGCCGGCACCTGGCTGCGGCTCAAGGCCTGCGAGGCACCGGACTGCCACTGGGCGTACTACGACCGCAGTCCGGCCGGCCGCGGCCGCTGGTGCTCGATGTCGGTCTGCGGCG
- a CDS encoding VOC family protein, producing the protein MALAKLGAVALDCPDPGALAAFYAGVLGGTVEAEGDGRWVDLRLPEGGTLAFQAAPGYVPPKWPAADASQQVHLDLTVEDLDAAEKEVLALGAKVLDAEDRRRGWRVYADPAGHPFCLCAC; encoded by the coding sequence ATGGCTCTCGCCAAGCTGGGCGCCGTCGCCCTGGACTGTCCCGACCCGGGCGCGCTCGCCGCGTTCTACGCCGGGGTGCTCGGCGGCACCGTCGAGGCCGAGGGGGACGGCAGGTGGGTCGATCTGCGGCTGCCGGAGGGCGGGACGCTGGCCTTCCAGGCCGCGCCCGGGTACGTACCGCCGAAGTGGCCCGCGGCGGACGCCTCGCAGCAGGTCCATCTGGACCTCACGGTCGAGGACCTGGACGCGGCGGAGAAGGAGGTGCTGGCGCTGGGCGCGAAGGTGCTCGACGCGGAGGACCGGCGGCGCGGCTGGCGGGTGTACGCCGACCCGGCCGGCCATCCGTTCTGCCTGTGCGCCTGCTGA